From Fimbriimonadaceae bacterium, the proteins below share one genomic window:
- a CDS encoding PEP-CTERM sorting domain-containing protein, with protein sequence MITTTRHCRPFARSLVVVAAIVAVHPAFGDIAYNNLGTDDAFNHNDGWNVGYYTGGHWSHGFLFTSATTGMLDRILIGLSRSSGTNAMHVDLYAARDAGGGDLRLGTQLKGWDVVDLPQFGDPNMTPTLLTNNDSGVTLSAGGAYYLVAEPGAPDFFGFFNTNSTGAAGKYVYWDQPLNGGQGDWNYQYGGTTGAFRVETAVPEPATILVLALGGAGVCRRRRSKGLCAH encoded by the coding sequence GTGATAACAACAACGAGACACTGCCGGCCCTTCGCGCGGTCGCTCGTGGTCGTCGCCGCGATCGTCGCGGTCCACCCGGCATTCGGTGACATCGCTTACAACAATCTGGGCACGGACGACGCGTTCAACCACAACGACGGTTGGAACGTAGGCTACTACACGGGAGGTCACTGGAGCCACGGGTTCCTGTTCACATCGGCCACCACGGGCATGTTGGATCGGATCCTGATTGGGCTCTCCCGATCCTCCGGAACCAACGCCATGCACGTCGATCTCTATGCGGCGAGGGACGCTGGGGGTGGAGATCTCCGCCTGGGCACCCAGCTCAAGGGATGGGACGTGGTGGACCTACCCCAGTTTGGCGATCCCAACATGACGCCGACGTTGCTGACCAACAACGACTCCGGTGTCACCCTGTCGGCTGGTGGCGCTTACTACCTGGTCGCGGAGCCCGGTGCGCCCGACTTCTTCGGCTTCTTCAACACCAACAGCACGGGCGCTGCGGGCAAATACGTCTATTGGGACCAGCCCCTGAACGGCGGGCAGGGAGACTGGAACTATCAGTATGGAGGCACCACCGGGGCCTTTCGAGTTGAAACGGCGGTACCCGAGCCGGCGACGATTCTGGTCCTCGCCCTCGGAGGCGCGGGAGTCTGCCGCAGGAGACGATCGAAAGGGCTCTGCGCCCACTAG
- the msrA gene encoding peptide-methionine (S)-S-oxide reductase MsrA produces MQAPNEPTPPGQSTLVVAGGCFWCLETQFERLKGVSKVESGYAGGSMANPTYEQVCTGTTGHAEAVKIFFDPKVISADDLLHVFFTIHDPTTLNSQGPDHGTQYRSAIFYSNDVEKARAEKIKAEIANEKIWPNPIVTTIEPLKNYTRAEEYHQDYYKKFEEGTTTVKAGMNAGYCTAIIEPKVTKFRQKYAHLLKGGTR; encoded by the coding sequence ATGCAAGCTCCAAACGAACCGACCCCTCCCGGCCAATCCACCCTCGTGGTCGCAGGTGGGTGTTTTTGGTGCCTCGAGACGCAGTTCGAGCGGTTGAAGGGCGTGTCCAAGGTCGAGAGCGGCTACGCCGGCGGCTCCATGGCGAACCCCACGTACGAGCAGGTGTGCACCGGCACCACCGGCCACGCCGAGGCCGTCAAGATCTTCTTCGACCCCAAGGTGATCAGCGCCGACGACCTCCTGCACGTCTTCTTCACGATCCACGACCCGACCACGTTGAACAGCCAGGGCCCGGACCACGGCACGCAGTACCGGTCCGCGATCTTCTACTCGAACGACGTCGAGAAGGCCCGGGCTGAGAAGATCAAGGCCGAAATCGCGAACGAGAAGATCTGGCCCAACCCGATCGTGACGACGATCGAGCCGCTGAAGAACTACACGCGCGCCGAGGAGTACCACCAGGACTATTACAAGAAGTTCGAGGAGGGAACCACCACGGTCAAAGCGGGCATGAACGCGGGCTACTGCACCGCGATCATCGAGCCCAAGGTGACCAAGTTCCGCCAGAAGTACGCCCACCTGCTGAAGGGCGGAACCCGCTAG
- the uvrA gene encoding excinuclease ABC subunit UvrA, translating to MDKIVVVGARENNLKNLTVEIPRDKLVVITGLSGSGKSSLAFDTIYAEGQRRYVESLSAYARQFLGQMDKPDVDHIDGLSPAVSIDQKTASRNPRSTVGTVTEIYDYLRILYARVGVPHCPDCGTAIERQSTDQVVDAALELPEGTRVQILAPVVRGRKGEYKSVLQDVAKAGYVRVRVDGVMYEVSDDIPMDRYKQHTIEVVVDRLVMKEGLERRLSDSIEAALKMGSGLVTLSSQSPEGDSEKWEDRLFSESYSCANCGFSMPELEPRMFSFNSPYGACPECSGLGTKTEFDPELIAPDRSKPLRSGAIEPFMYKSGEVKDWWPEMLDGVGNAVGFDASLPMDQLDEKALDAVWNGLPDPVMVLMRYGKHERKINTRWDGVLAALRKRYENTESEWVKGDLEQYMSTKPCPVCEGRRLKPETLAVLVGKRNIAEVSRMPVDECLALFEALPKKLSKRQMAIGERAIKEIVERLRFLADVGLTYLTLDRSARTLAGGEAQRIRLATQIGSGLMGCLYILDEPSIGLHQRDNNKLIETLKRLRDLGNTVLVVEHDEDTMRAADWLLELGPGAGEHGGEIVAQGTLEEFLASGCGTAKYLTGQDAIAVPKRRRQPRARPPF from the coding sequence GTGGACAAGATCGTCGTCGTCGGGGCTCGCGAAAACAACCTGAAGAACCTCACCGTCGAGATTCCGCGCGACAAGCTGGTCGTGATCACGGGCCTGTCGGGAAGCGGGAAGTCCTCGCTGGCCTTCGATACGATCTACGCGGAGGGACAGCGCCGGTACGTCGAATCGCTGAGCGCCTACGCGCGCCAGTTCCTCGGGCAGATGGACAAGCCGGACGTGGACCACATCGACGGCCTCTCGCCCGCCGTTTCCATCGACCAGAAAACGGCCAGCCGCAACCCGCGCTCCACCGTGGGCACGGTCACCGAAATCTACGACTACCTGCGCATCCTCTACGCGCGGGTCGGCGTCCCCCACTGTCCCGACTGCGGCACCGCGATCGAACGCCAGTCGACCGACCAGGTCGTGGACGCCGCGCTCGAACTGCCTGAGGGCACGCGCGTCCAGATCCTCGCGCCCGTGGTGCGCGGTCGGAAGGGCGAGTACAAGTCCGTGCTCCAGGACGTGGCCAAGGCGGGCTACGTGCGGGTCCGAGTGGATGGCGTCATGTACGAGGTGAGCGACGACATCCCGATGGACCGCTACAAACAGCACACCATCGAAGTGGTCGTGGACCGTCTCGTCATGAAGGAGGGTCTCGAGCGGCGCCTGTCAGATTCGATCGAGGCGGCCCTCAAGATGGGCAGTGGGCTGGTCACGCTCTCGTCGCAGTCCCCGGAGGGCGATTCGGAGAAGTGGGAGGACCGCTTGTTCTCCGAGAGCTACTCGTGCGCCAACTGCGGGTTCAGCATGCCCGAGCTCGAACCGCGCATGTTCTCCTTCAACTCGCCGTACGGCGCGTGCCCGGAGTGCTCGGGACTCGGGACCAAGACCGAGTTCGACCCGGAACTGATCGCCCCCGACCGGAGCAAGCCTCTTCGATCCGGCGCGATCGAGCCGTTCATGTACAAGTCTGGAGAGGTGAAGGACTGGTGGCCCGAGATGCTGGACGGCGTCGGCAACGCCGTCGGGTTCGACGCGTCGCTTCCCATGGACCAACTCGACGAGAAGGCCCTCGACGCCGTTTGGAACGGACTGCCCGATCCCGTGATGGTGCTGATGCGGTACGGCAAGCACGAGCGCAAGATCAACACGCGATGGGACGGAGTGCTCGCGGCGCTTCGCAAACGGTACGAGAACACCGAGAGCGAGTGGGTGAAGGGCGACCTCGAGCAGTACATGAGCACGAAGCCTTGCCCGGTGTGCGAAGGGCGGCGCTTGAAACCCGAGACCCTTGCGGTGCTGGTGGGGAAGCGCAACATCGCCGAGGTCAGCCGGATGCCGGTGGACGAGTGCCTGGCGCTCTTCGAGGCGCTTCCGAAGAAGCTGTCCAAGCGCCAGATGGCGATCGGCGAGCGCGCGATCAAGGAGATCGTCGAGCGGTTGCGGTTCCTCGCGGATGTCGGCCTCACCTACCTCACACTGGACCGCAGCGCGCGGACGCTGGCGGGCGGCGAGGCCCAGCGCATCCGCTTGGCCACGCAGATCGGAAGCGGCCTCATGGGCTGTCTCTACATCCTCGACGAGCCGTCGATCGGGCTGCACCAACGCGACAACAACAAGCTGATCGAGACCCTGAAGCGGTTGCGCGACCTGGGCAACACCGTGCTCGTGGTCGAGCACGACGAGGACACGATGCGCGCTGCGGACTGGCTCCTCGAGCTTGGGCCCGGTGCCGGAGAACACGGAGGCGAGATCGTCGCCCAAGGGACGCTCGAGGAGTTTCTCGCGAGCGGGTGCGGCACCGCGAAGTACCTCACGGGCCAGGACGCTATCGCCGTGCCGAAACGGCGACGCCAGCCACGGGCCCGCCCCCCGTTCTAG